The DNA sequence TAGCCAGGTTCACGATCGACTCTTTGTAGTTGTCGATGTACTGCTGAAAGGCGCCAGTACGGGTTTTGATTCCTTCGTGTACCGGAATACTTTCAACAACGGACCAGGTTAGACCCGTCGACTCGATCAGTTGTTTACGGGTTTCGATCTCGTCTAGGGGCCACACCTCCCCGTTGGGAATGTGATGGAGTGCGGTAACGATACCGGTAGCACCGGCCTGCTTGATATCGGCGAGCGATACCGGATCTTTTGGCCCAAACCAGCGCCATGTCTGTTCAATCATAGGAAGAAGCGGGACGCCCACATCCGCCGGCCGTCAGGCCATTTAGGTAGCAATTGGGAGTTAGCCTCGCGGCTACCGGACGTGGGCATCCGGGCTACGGTAGTAAAAAAGCATTCAGGGCTGCTTTTCTCCCCAAAATCCTGCTAGCCTCTTGTTAAATTCAACCACGTCCGGCCGCTTCCGCTGGCGCATCGTTGCGCTGTTGTTCATTGCCACCACCATCAACTATGTTGATCGGCAGGTCCTTTCCTTTACCATGACGGATGAAGTGTTTCGCAAGGAAATGCTCGATCTGGCTCCCGACGCGACGCTGACCAAAGAAGCGACGGATCGGTTCAAGATTCTCTACGGCGATGTCGATGCTGCTTTCAAGTTCGCCTACGCCATCGGCTTTCTCATCGCAGGCTGGCTCATTGACCGGATTGGCACCAAACGCGGCTTCTCGATCGGTATCATCGTGTGGAGTTTCGCCGGGGTACTGACTGCGTTTGTGGGCAACATTGCCGGACTACGCTGGGCGCGCGCCCTGCTGGGTCTGGGCGAAGCGGCTAACTTCCCCTCATCAATCAAAACGGTTTCCGAGTGGTTTCCCCGGCGGGAACGATCCTTTGCCAATGGCCTTTTCAACGCCGGGGCCAACGTGGGCATTATCCTGACTGCTCTGGCCGTTCCTTACCTCATTATCCAGTTTGGCTGGCGCAGCTCCTTCCTGGTAACGGGTGCGCTTGGCTTCGGCCTGCTCATTCTCTGGTGGCTCACCTACAGCAAGCCGGAACAAAACACCAAGCTGTCGGCCGACGAGCTGGCCTACATCCGCAGCGATGAAGAGAAAGTTGTTCCCATGAAAGTGTCGTGGGGCCGGCTACTGGGCTACAAACAGACCTGGGCGTTTGCGGTGGGCAAGTTCATGGCCGATCCGATCTGGTGGTTTTATATGTCGTGGCTCCCCGATTTCTTCAACTCGAATGATGCGCTCGACCAAAAACTAGACCTCAAGAGTTTTGGCATCCCGTTCCTGATCATTTATGTCGTCTCGGACGCGGGCAGTATTTTCTTCGGCTGGCTTACCACGCAGTTTATGAATCTGGGCTGGTCGGCCAACCGGGCGCGAAAAACCACCATGCTCATTTGCGCGCTCTGCGTTGTCCCTATCTTCTTTGCCGCGCAAACCAGTAGCCTGACGGTAGCCATTGCCCTGATCGCGGTGGCGACGGCGGCACACCAGGGCTGGTCGGCCAATATGTACACCTTTGCGTCCGATTTGTTTCCCAAGAACGTAGTAGCATCCGTAACGGGCATCGGCGGCATGTTCGGGGCGGTGGGCGGTATTCTGCTGGCACTGCTGGCGGGCCGGATCATTACAGCGTTTGGTTATTTACCCATGTTTATCATTGCCAGTTGCGCTTATCTGATCGCATTGGGGATCATTCACCTGATTCTCCCTAAATTAGAGCCCATTAAATCAGAAGAGCTCATTCAAGAAACTGCTGCCTGACACGCATGAAAATTATTACCTTCGGCGAAGTCATGCTTCGACTTAGTCCGCCGGGTGTTGACCGCCTGACGCAAGCCAGTACCTTAGCCATGCATTTTGGCGGTACAGAAGCAAACGTTGCCGTATCGCTGGCCCAATTTGGCCTATCGGCCACCCACGTCACCCGTTTTCCCGACAACGCCATTGGCAAGGCCGCTGCGGGCTACCTGCGCCGGTACGGGGTAGATACCCAGCCCACCCGCTTTGGGGATGGCCGCATGGGACTCTATTTTCTGGAAACCGGTGCCGGAAGCCGCGCCAGCCAGATCATCTACGACCGCGTTGATTCTGCCTTTTCGCGCATCCGGGCCGACGAAATCGACTGGGAAACCATTCTGACGGGTACGCCCGGATCACCCGTTCGGTGGTTCCACTGGACGGGTATCACCCCGGCCCTGTCGCAGGGCGCGGCCGACTGTTTGCTGGCCGGTATTCAAACCGCCAACCGGCTCGGCATCCCCGTATCGGGCGATATCGTGTACCGGAGCAATTTATGGCAGTATGGCCGGACTCCGCAGGAGATCATGCCCGCCCTGACCGAAGGCTGCACGCTCGTATTGGGCAGCAAGTCCCTGTTTTCCGAGCTATATGGCGTTGTAGGCAGCACGTTTCAGGAAGCAGGGCGCGCGCTGATGCAGCGGTTCCCGAACGTTCGCTACGTGACCGATACTAAACGCAACTCGGTGAGCGCATCCCACAACCAGCTCTCGGCCAAGCTGTTCGACGGCGAATCGGTGTACAAATCGAGGACTTACGACATCCAGCCGATCGTTGACCGGATTGGTACCGGCGACGCTTATATGGCAGGGCTGATCTACGGACTGCTCCAGTTCGACGATCTGCAGCGGGCCGTTGAGTTTGGGGCCGCAGCCTCCGCTCAGAAACACACCATCGCCGGTGACGTTAACCTGTCGACCGTGGCGGAAGTGGAAACCCTGGCGCAGGGAGATGCATCCGGTCGCCTGAAACGCTGACTGACCGATTTATTCGTTCGTGCCACCGGGCGGGGATCATCCTCCGCTGGTGGGGCGAAATAACCCTATTCTCACGTTGTATTAATGGCTCGTATTCCCCGCCTGACCGTTTACCAGACCATCCGGCAAGTACCGCTGGTTCCTGTTTTTTACCATCCCGATGCCGACGTCTGCGCCGGTGTACTGGCCGCCTGCTACCGGGCCGGTGTCCGGGCGTTTGAATTCACCAACCGGGGCGACTTCGCCCACGAGCGATTCGCCGACCTGAGCCGGTTGTGCGCCAGCGACTACCCCGATATGGTCCTCGGTGCCGGAACGATTCTGGACGCACCTACGGCGGCCCTCTACCTGCAGCTCGGGGCTAACTTCATTGTCGGCCCAACGTTCAGCCCGGAAGTAGCCACCCTTTGCAACCGCCGTAAAGTGGCGTACCTACCCGGTTGCGCTACCCTTACCGAAATTACGACCGCCCACGAGTCGGGCGTCGAAATCGTGAAAGTATTTCCGGGCGATGTGCTGGGAACGACATTCATCAAAAGCCTGCAGGGACCGCTGCCGTTTGCCAGCGCCATGGTAACGGGGGGTGTCGAACCCAACCGCGAAAGCCTGACCAAGTGGTTCGGGGCGGGCGTAGTAGCGGTGGGTATTGGCTCCCAACTTTTCCCAAAGGCTGTTCTGGCCGATCGCGCTTTCGATAAAATCGAAACAACCGTTCACGATGTTGTTCGTATTATTGCTGAATTAAGCAGTCGATGAGTGGGTCAGTCGATGAGTGGGGTCAGTTAGTGGATGCAGGCACCGAAGCCGTCGCAAACGCATTAACTGATAATCTCTGAGACTGATTGACTGATTACTGACTACCTTACCGACTACCAAACATGTCCCTACTTACCCGCACAACTCATCCCGCTCCCGTTTTCCCTGAACGAATTCTTCAATTTGGTACTGGCGTACTGCTGCGCGGTCTGCCCGATTATCTGGTTCAGAAAGCCAACAGCGAAGGACGATTCAATGGCTCTATCGTCATCGTCAAATCGACCGACAGCAAGACCAGCGAATTCACGGATCAGGATAACCTGTACACGGTAGCCGTTCGCGGGGTTCAGCAGGGTAAGGACGTAGCCGAAACAACCATTGTCTCAGCCGTGAGCCGGGTGTTGGCCGCGCAAACCCAATGGGATGAAATCCTGAAGATTGCCCGTAACCCGAACCTGCAGATCGTGATCTCCAACACGACCGAAGTGGGCTTGAATTACGTTGAAGAAAGCATATTCCAGCACCCGCCTCAATCCTTTCCGGCTAAGCTGACGGCCTTCCTGTATGAGCGGTTCCGCAGCGTGGGTGGCTCCAAAGCAAAAGGGCTGGTGGTGATTCCAACCGAGCTTGTCTCCGATAACGGGCTCATCCTGCGCGATGCCGTTGAGAAACTGGCCACGTTCAACGAGTTGGGCAAGCTGTTTACCAAATGGCTTAAATTCCACGTCCGGTTCTGCAACTCACTCGTCGACCGGATCGTGACCCGGCCCACCGACGAGGCAAAAAAAGAACTCGAAGCGCAGGCGGGCTACGAAGACGAGCTGCTGACGTTTACGGAGCCGTATCACCTGTGGGCCATCGAGGGCGACGACCGGGTAAAAAAGACCCTTTCCTTTGCCGATGCATCGACACCCCAGATCATCATCGACGAAGACATTAATTTCTACCGCGAACGTAAGCTCCGGGTGTTGAATGGCAGCCATACGCTGACGATGCCGCTGGGCTACCTGCTTGGCCTGGAAACCGTTGCCGACGAAATGCAGCATCCCACCATGAGTCGGTTTATTGAATCGCTGATGCTGGATGAGATCGTGCCAACGGTACCCGACTACGGTATACCGGGTATGGACAAGGCCGCCGTTCAGCAATTTGCCCACGACGTACTCGACCGGTTCAGGAACCCCCACCTCGATCACCTGCTGCTGAATATTTCGCTCCAGGAAACGGTCAAAATGCAGGCCCGCAACGTAGCTACCATTCAGCGCTATTACGCCCAGTTCAACGCGGTTCCCAAACGAATTGCCCTGGGCTTCGCGGCCTATCTGTTATTCATGAAAGCCGTCCGGGAAGAGAAAGGACAGTTTTTCGGGGAAATTTCGGTTGGCAGCGGGGTACTCACCTACCCCATCCGCGACGAGCGGGCGGCTTATTTCTACGGCGACTGGAAAACGGTAAAACCCGGCAAACCCGACACGATCACGACTTTTGTCAGGAGTGTTTTGTCGGACAAGACGCTCTGGCTGGCCGACCTGAGCCTGCTACCCGGTTTTGTTGACGCTGTAGCCGAGGACCTGCGCCACCTCATAAAAGACGGAGCCGAAAGTACCCTGCAAAAATCGCTACAGTAATTCATTAGTAGTTATCCCGCATTTCATACGTCAGTCCATTCCCGCTTCACCCTGGTTGAGCGGGAATGCTTGTTTTTAGCCCTGCCACTACCCAATGTGACCGTTTAATCAAAACGTATTACGTTATACCCACTTTCTTGCGACTTACCCGCTATAGATGCGTAAGTTACCTGACAATGAGCCCATTGGAGTACGACCCCGGTACCGGCACTTCATGGATTTGCCCACTTGCCTTTCTTAACCTATCCACAATAAAGTCTATGCGACGTCTATCTACTATCACCCTTGGTATAGCCTTGTCTCTCCTGGTAGGGGCTGCCAGTTTAAGCTTGCTGGCAGCCGCCTGGCTGATGGCTACTCATGCCTTGAGCACACCCCTTCGCTGGGTAGCACCGGTCGGGCTCCTCCTGGTGCTGTCTGCACTGGGCACTGTAGACCGGGTAACCGCCCAACCGGCTACACCCGGTGCTTTTGCCGTAGTAGAAGAACGTAACAGAGCGTCCGACGGCCAGATCCGGATTTTATATTCTATCACCGCGCCCTTCGACTCGGTACCGACCCCTGTTCGTGGCTTCAACCGCAACAGCAGACCCGCCATCCGGAAAGAACCAACCTGGCCCGTCGCGGAACCCGAGCAGTGGGAGCAGTCCGGCGACGCATCCGTGCCGAGGGCCTTTTATATTATTGCCACCTCGCCCCTCTCACAGCCGCGTAAGCCCGGCGATGGCTGGCTCAACATTCGCCCTCGTTTTTAGTAGTATACGCGCGTTTTACCGTTCTTTAGCGGATACTACGTCCGGCTGCCTGAGCAACTCCGGCGTTCAGAGATTATGAAAAACTGCTACCTGTTTTTTCTGTTCATCTCCTTCGCAGCCACTGCCCAGCGTCCGGTTCCGCCCGCGCCCCTACCCGACCCGGAGGCTTCCCTGCTCACCTACCGCGCCAGCCTGGCTAAACTTCGCCAGGAGCATCAGCAACAGCGTGACCTGCCGGAATTGTCGTTTTTTCTGTTCGGGATGGGTGACCGGCTGAAACTGATCTATCGGGATGGACGCCTGCTGAACGCCATAACGGGCAATATTGAAGAGCAATGGACAGTCAAACGGGCACTTGTGATCCCATCGGAATACACGGTTCACCTCGATCTGGCGGGGGTACCGCCGGGCCAGCCGCAAACGGTACAGGTGCGGGAAGACGAAAACGGCGTCTGGATTTTACAGCCCGGCAAACGCCCGCGACTAATTCCCGGTACCCGAAGCCCCCTGGTTTTGCCCCGGTTTGCGGGTACTACCTACGGGCCTATCCTGCGCGTGTTGCACCAAGAAATCCTTGTTAACGTTATCAACGGTCGGCCGGTACCCAACTTCATGGCGTATGCCCGGCCCTGGTACCGCGATGCTGCGCTCATGGCGATGGTTCTGCGCGAAACGGGTAACCTGCGGCTGATCCGCGACTGGATACTGGCCCTTCGTGACCCGTTCGACCGGAACGCCAGCAGTATCGGCGAAGCCGATAATCCAGGGCAGGTGCTGTTTCTGGTATCGCTGGTGTCCGACAAAACCCACCCCGTTGTCCAGACTGCGCTCGACTCGGTGCAGCCGTTCCGGCGGGACAGCTACATTGCGGGTAAAACGGATGCCGGCGAACATCCCGTCTATCAAACCAAGTGGCTCAAATACGGCCTGAAGGTGCTGGGTCTGCCCGACCCCTATATAATCCCGACGCAGTACGACAGTTATTCTTCCCTGTTCTGGTGGGATTACAAAGGCGAACACGTTGCCGCGCCGGACACACCCCCGAAGAAAACCGATGAGTCCGTCAGCCGGCACTTCCCGTACCTGACCTGGGCCGAAGATCACTTCTACAGCCGCCCCGACAGCCCCGAACGACGGGGTATGGTTGGTAATCTGGATTATCCGCTGAGCTGGGAGCAGCAGGCCAGCCACGCCCACTACCCAGGCATGACCATACTGGACAAGGAACTGACCCGAAAAAAACTGGCGTTTCCCCACAGCCGACACGCAGCCGAGATGTTCCTGCTGCTGATGACCCCTTGACCCTCTGGCAATTACTTGGCCGCAATGATCAGGACCAGGCCAATCACGTAGCAAAGCCCCATACCGGTGAGGTAGCGGACCGATGCTGCGGGTGCGCCCCGGAACTCGTGCCAGATAAATATACCCCACAGTACGGCAATGATGGTGGCTCCCTGGCCAAGGCCGTAGCTGATAGCAAACCCGGCCGCACCCGACGCCAGCAGGCTCGACGCCATACCCAGACACCACACCATCCCGCCCAACATCCCGATGAGGTGATTTCGCCGGCTCACATCGCCGTACCCGATCTCCCCATCGGCCGGCTTACTGGCATACCGACGGAGGATAGGAATGAATACAGGAGTCGTGACAAGCACGCCCACCGCAAACAGAACCAATGCGGTGTAAGGTGTGAGCAGGCCCGCAGCCGGCGTTACAAAATCGGGGGCCATGGCCTGCGCCACGAAGTAAAAGAAAAAGCTCATCAGAAAACCGCCAATGAGCGAGATGAAAATACCCCGGGTGCTCACCGACGAGTCGGTATCATTTTTGGCCCGGTAGGCCATCGCGCTAAAAACAATGGCCAGAAAAACGGCGAATACGCCACCGGCGAGCAGCACTACGTTGCCCACCGGCGAACGCAGGTAATTCACGATCACGCCCAGAATCAGCGCCAGCCCAATACCAACCGGCATGGCAACCGAAAGGCCGGCCAGTTCAATACCAACTACGATGAGCATATTGGCAATGTTGAATACCAAACCGCCCACGAGTGCAAATAAAATACGTTGCAGATCCGCCTGCTGGAGGTCCGCCGTGAAGGAACGCCCGGCCGAGCCAAAACTCCCCAGCGTGAAGGCCAGTACAATGCTCAGGATAAGAATGCCGTAGGTATAGTCACGGTAAAATATCGTGGTCGGCACAGACTGGGTCGCCAGCTTTTGCGTGTTTGCCCATGATCCCCAGCAGAGCATGGTCAGGAAACTGACCACGACCGCCAGCGGATAATACGTAATAACGATCATGCAGGGTTAGGTTAAGAATGTTACAGCAAGTTACATAATACCCGTAGTACGAAAAAACAGACTCACCAAAAAAGCGGATTTAGCGACAACGGGCTTTCTGTCTCGTTGCTACCTTTGCAACACACTCCGGAACCCTGGCGGGTCCCTCCCCTCATTTATGAATTACATTTACTTTTTCCTCGCCTTCTTCACCGGTATTGCCATATCCATTCAGGCGGGGGTCAACGCTAACCTCCGGCAGGCCATGACCAACCCTGTGCTGGCAGCAGCCATCTCGTTCGGCACCGGCTTTATCGCCCTGATCGTTATGCTGCTTGCATCGCGGGCGGTGCTGCCCTCTGCCGATACCATTCGGCAGGTGAGCTGGTGGAAATGGACGGGGGGTATCATTGGCGCCGTCTACGTAACGACAGTCATCGTCAGCGTCCCCAAAATTGGTACGGCCAATTTGGTCAGCCTGAGCGTTGCCGGGCAGTTGCTGGCGGCACTCGTGCTCGACCACTACGGGCTACTGGGCTTTACGCTGCACCCTGCCAACGGCTGGCGGCTGTTCGGTATGGCGCTGATCATTGCCGGTGTGCTGCTGGTTGTTAAAAATTGAGCGTTCCGGGCCGGCCGAAGCGGTGATCCCGAACAAGCCTTGTTTTTCACTTGTTCGCTATACATACCTCGTCTTTATCCCGTATGTCAGTCGGCTATCGCTTTTACCCATCCCTGCTCAACACGTTTTCCCGGTACCTGAACGGCGGACACCTCAACGCGCAGCAGCTTATCGATTCCATCAACCGCGTACCCACACCAACGACGGCCGCCCAGGAGCGTGGTACCTCGTTTGAGGAAGCCATCGTGAAAGGTACCAACGAAGACCGGTTTAATCCCGAGATCATCAGCCGCGTTCGTAAACTGCTCCCCCGCCCTATCGTCGATACACAGGTCTACTGCCAGTGGGAAATTGACGATGTCCTGTTCTACGGCTACGTCGATCTGATTGGCAGCTACAAAGCCGTTGACCTCAAAACGACCGCGTCTTACCAGAAAGACCGCTACGTGTTCAACCACCAGAACCTGTACCTGCACGCACTCAAGCGCAAAGGCATCAAGCTCATGGAATACGTCATCACCGACTTTTCCGATGTCTACGTCGAAAGCTATACCCTGACGCATCCCATCGATAAGCAGCTGGAAGAAATCCGGCAATTCAAAGCGTTTCTGGAAGAACACCGGCCTTTGATAACCGATAAAAAGATATTTGTGACGCCCGGCGACGATAGTGACCGAAATGCGGGGCCGCGCCAGCGCAGGACGTAGCCCGGCGTCGTACCTTCGTCCCATGCTTCAGCCAATCATCCGCCTATACCAGAACGCCTACCAGGGC is a window from the Spirosoma rigui genome containing:
- a CDS encoding MFS transporter, with protein sequence MLNSTTSGRFRWRIVALLFIATTINYVDRQVLSFTMTDEVFRKEMLDLAPDATLTKEATDRFKILYGDVDAAFKFAYAIGFLIAGWLIDRIGTKRGFSIGIIVWSFAGVLTAFVGNIAGLRWARALLGLGEAANFPSSIKTVSEWFPRRERSFANGLFNAGANVGIILTALAVPYLIIQFGWRSSFLVTGALGFGLLILWWLTYSKPEQNTKLSADELAYIRSDEEKVVPMKVSWGRLLGYKQTWAFAVGKFMADPIWWFYMSWLPDFFNSNDALDQKLDLKSFGIPFLIIYVVSDAGSIFFGWLTTQFMNLGWSANRARKTTMLICALCVVPIFFAAQTSSLTVAIALIAVATAAHQGWSANMYTFASDLFPKNVVASVTGIGGMFGAVGGILLALLAGRIITAFGYLPMFIIASCAYLIALGIIHLILPKLEPIKSEELIQETAA
- a CDS encoding sugar kinase; translated protein: MKIITFGEVMLRLSPPGVDRLTQASTLAMHFGGTEANVAVSLAQFGLSATHVTRFPDNAIGKAAAGYLRRYGVDTQPTRFGDGRMGLYFLETGAGSRASQIIYDRVDSAFSRIRADEIDWETILTGTPGSPVRWFHWTGITPALSQGAADCLLAGIQTANRLGIPVSGDIVYRSNLWQYGRTPQEIMPALTEGCTLVLGSKSLFSELYGVVGSTFQEAGRALMQRFPNVRYVTDTKRNSVSASHNQLSAKLFDGESVYKSRTYDIQPIVDRIGTGDAYMAGLIYGLLQFDDLQRAVEFGAAASAQKHTIAGDVNLSTVAEVETLAQGDASGRLKR
- a CDS encoding bifunctional 4-hydroxy-2-oxoglutarate aldolase/2-dehydro-3-deoxy-phosphogluconate aldolase; translation: MARIPRLTVYQTIRQVPLVPVFYHPDADVCAGVLAACYRAGVRAFEFTNRGDFAHERFADLSRLCASDYPDMVLGAGTILDAPTAALYLQLGANFIVGPTFSPEVATLCNRRKVAYLPGCATLTEITTAHESGVEIVKVFPGDVLGTTFIKSLQGPLPFASAMVTGGVEPNRESLTKWFGAGVVAVGIGSQLFPKAVLADRAFDKIETTVHDVVRIIAELSSR
- a CDS encoding tagaturonate reductase gives rise to the protein MSLLTRTTHPAPVFPERILQFGTGVLLRGLPDYLVQKANSEGRFNGSIVIVKSTDSKTSEFTDQDNLYTVAVRGVQQGKDVAETTIVSAVSRVLAAQTQWDEILKIARNPNLQIVISNTTEVGLNYVEESIFQHPPQSFPAKLTAFLYERFRSVGGSKAKGLVVIPTELVSDNGLILRDAVEKLATFNELGKLFTKWLKFHVRFCNSLVDRIVTRPTDEAKKELEAQAGYEDELLTFTEPYHLWAIEGDDRVKKTLSFADASTPQIIIDEDINFYRERKLRVLNGSHTLTMPLGYLLGLETVADEMQHPTMSRFIESLMLDEIVPTVPDYGIPGMDKAAVQQFAHDVLDRFRNPHLDHLLLNISLQETVKMQARNVATIQRYYAQFNAVPKRIALGFAAYLLFMKAVREEKGQFFGEISVGSGVLTYPIRDERAAYFYGDWKTVKPGKPDTITTFVRSVLSDKTLWLADLSLLPGFVDAVAEDLRHLIKDGAESTLQKSLQ
- a CDS encoding GRP family sugar transporter; the protein is MIVITYYPLAVVVSFLTMLCWGSWANTQKLATQSVPTTIFYRDYTYGILILSIVLAFTLGSFGSAGRSFTADLQQADLQRILFALVGGLVFNIANMLIVVGIELAGLSVAMPVGIGLALILGVIVNYLRSPVGNVVLLAGGVFAVFLAIVFSAMAYRAKNDTDSSVSTRGIFISLIGGFLMSFFFYFVAQAMAPDFVTPAAGLLTPYTALVLFAVGVLVTTPVFIPILRRYASKPADGEIGYGDVSRRNHLIGMLGGMVWCLGMASSLLASGAAGFAISYGLGQGATIIAVLWGIFIWHEFRGAPAASVRYLTGMGLCYVIGLVLIIAAK
- a CDS encoding DMT family transporter, translated to MNYIYFFLAFFTGIAISIQAGVNANLRQAMTNPVLAAAISFGTGFIALIVMLLASRAVLPSADTIRQVSWWKWTGGIIGAVYVTTVIVSVPKIGTANLVSLSVAGQLLAALVLDHYGLLGFTLHPANGWRLFGMALIIAGVLLVVKN
- a CDS encoding PD-(D/E)XK nuclease family protein, with the translated sequence MSVGYRFYPSLLNTFSRYLNGGHLNAQQLIDSINRVPTPTTAAQERGTSFEEAIVKGTNEDRFNPEIISRVRKLLPRPIVDTQVYCQWEIDDVLFYGYVDLIGSYKAVDLKTTASYQKDRYVFNHQNLYLHALKRKGIKLMEYVITDFSDVYVESYTLTHPIDKQLEEIRQFKAFLEEHRPLITDKKIFVTPGDDSDRNAGPRQRRT